AGCAATGCCTTCCAAAACCTCAACCTCAGAGAGGTTTCTTATACTCTCCTAAACTtgttctctaatctcttaacgCAATATTCATTTCGTATTAACAAGAAGCTTCAGATGTAATACCCttgtgttttcttttcctttgtttACAGAACGGGTGATCCTGATGGTCAAGATCAAGTAACAACAGTATCCCGCAAGTCAAAGAGTGAAGTTGCGGAGGAGCTGATGTCACAGATGCATGATCTCTCGTTTATGCTCGAGACCAAACTCTCTGTGCCTCCAATCTCCAAGGCAGAGTAATATTATGTGACACACTGTACTATCTATCTCTCTTTCGCCTCTCCTGTTTTTTCTTGGGGCTCGAAGATTGTTTGTAATCACGTATGTATTCCATTTTCAATAACTCAAAAGATCCAACTTGCTTGCATTGTATCCAACAAATGGTATAACTCTAGTCTAGATTTCTAGTCAAAAACATGTCTTTAGGTGAAATAAAGTTTAACTGGTTTGTTTTTGAtataaggtaaaaaaaaaaaacaaaaaccatttGCTTCCGTCTTATGATTAAGTTTCGAATTCTAAAAAGATTAAGTTAGATGGTAAACAGAAACCTCATATCTTCCGCTGTCAACTTTCCTATGGCCTCCTGAGAACCACCAACGGTCCTGTAATGAACAAAACGTGTGTTCATGATAACTTCTTATCAATAATAGTTTATGTTCTGAAATCAAAACCAACAAAAGTAGAGAATCTTTTTACTTACCCTTCAAAAACAAGTTCCTTCTTTTTTTGAAGCTTCAGAATCTTTTCCTCCACTGTGTTCTCTATTATGAATCTCACAACCCTGTAATTTCACCCAAATCACAAAATGTATCCAAAATTTGTTCTCACCAACCAACAATATAGAAGAATTTACAGTGTAACCTGATTGGCTTGTACTGCCCGATCCTATGTATTCTGTCTTGTGCTTGCCTCTCAACCGCTGGGTTCCACCACGGATCCATCATAAACACCtacagagtttttttttccacaaacaACCAATGTTAGAATATGTTTTCAATGTGTCCATCTCCATAGTTGTTAACTAGACACTTACATGTGAAGCGACTGTTAAGTTGAGAGCAACCCCTCCAGCTTTCAAACTCATCAAGAAAACTTTGCAATTCGGATCTTCTCTGAATTTGTTGATAGCAACATCTCTAGCTGCCATTGACATGCTTCCCACCAGTTGAGTGCAACCAACCCCACACTGAAAGAGTATTTCATTCTGTTATAACTAATGTTAAAGGAACATTTTCATAGCATAGTGTGTTGCTCTTTATATTACCTTCCCGAGTGTGTAGTTTATCAGATCCAAGAATGATGTGAACTGGCTGAAAACTATTGCTTTGGCAGACCCATCTCTTTCGACCATGAGCCTTATCTCTTCCCTCTGCATCCAGACATGATCACCATATggttaaagaaaaagaagaaaaaggctTCAAATGCAAAAGAAACTAAACAAGAGCACATACCAAAGCCTCTATCTTTGTACTAGTCTGAAAATCATCCAGCTTAATCCGATTTAAAATGCTTGAGGCTCTAAATCCTTTAATTGTTGTCTTGTTTGCCTGCTGCTCTATGTCAGCTTTAGTAGTCCAGTCCATAGTCACTAGTGTTGAGCATGTTGGACAGGAGACTTCCCCCAGGGATGCAgcgaaatcaatcaaacaagCTTTACAGAACACATGTTCACATGAAGTCACCTTCAAAGTTAAAATaaccaaagaaaaatattaatccAACAAATTAGTCACAGATTCCTGAACAAAAATTGATACACTTACAACATTGTCCTCAGCTGGCTCATGGCATAGACCACATTCTTGGTCCTTTTTGTTCTCATCATTCAAGTTAGCATTAGCACCTCCAGAACTGGAATACACCACAAGGTATGGATGATCAACAGCCTGAAAAAAAATCCAGAGAAGATGCATCACAAACCTTCAATCTCTATAAAATCCAGAAAGTGCATTAGCTGGTTAGTTGAAACCAGAAAACTGTAGATGATGCCACACACCTGTCTCAGACGGGTTAGAAGATCAAATATGTGAGCAAAGTTAATCATAATTGTCCCAGCCTCAATATACCTGCAAACACAAATGCACATGGCACAGTCAAATATATGTTTACATGAACCAAAAGACATTAGAAAACCATAGAATAGTAGAAGGTACTTAACGTATTGAATTGGGATTGACTGTTTTGGTATAGTGATTCATAGTAATCAGACTCTTTTACATCTAGTGCATCCCTCCTCAGAGTGATCTACAAGAAGTAAAAACTTAAATGTAAAGGTCAAGCTAATAAGCAACTACATTTACATCAAGACAAGGGAGACAAAGCTAACATACGATTCTAGGAGGAAGCGCAAGATCAGCTGCCCGGCCCAGTTTAGTACGTCTTAGGAGGATGTCTTTCAGAACTTTGTGTTTAAGCAATATCATTGCTCTCTTGCCCCGTTCCTCGTTTCCATAAGCAGGCTCCGTTATTGGGTTGGTCACATTCTAGCAAAGAttttaaacaacaaaaacaatcaGAAGGAAAGTACAAAATGGTGATCATGCTTTCAAAAATCAAGACCAATACAAAACCTTGTTCCACCAACAGAAATGCCGCACTGCATTGTGAGGGCAGCTGTGACAGTTTGCATGCGTACTACAACCAAAAGGAGATCAAACAAAAGGAAATTGAACATCTTTATTATGAGCTATGAAACaagagaaaggagaaaaaaGTTTACGTGTAATCAAGAATCTTGCAGTCACAGTCCTTGCAGAAGTAATAAGAGTATGGACTAATCTGCAGGAAGCGTATctgagaggaaaaaaaaaagaaaaatagtcaAGATAAGAGACGTTAATGATAATGTGCAAATGCTATAAGATTAACCAACCAGAGAGTAAAGCTCTCCAACACGATTCTGGAGCGGAGTCCCACTCAAAGCCCATCTATAAGTAGCCTCCAAAGCAAAAACAGCTCTCGCAGTGTTGCTACGTCTCTCTTTGATGTAATGAGCCTGTTTatgtagaaaaaaaatgtaaattaaacTCTATActgacaaaaacaaaagagacaTGTCTTGTGTATTGACCTCATCCAAAATGACCCTGTTCCATTTAATAGAATACAAAACAGATTTCTTTCTATTCACTGAATCTTCTTCCTCTAAAGCTTGtttagtcttcttcttcttagatcGCTTCCCCTTGCTACTAGCCTCTTCAGCCTCGGCTGCTGCTCTCTCTCTTTCCATTACAGCAAGAGGGTTTCTCAGCGCCTTCGCAGAAGATGGCCCACAGTGATACGCATGGTGGGTCACAAGCCTGTTCGGAAGAAACCATTTGCTGCAGTACTCGCATTGCCTCTTTCCAGGCATCACACACTTCCTGAACTCATTCTCGACCGTGGAGTATGTTGTCAAGACAAAGTCGTACTTCTTGAACTCGTTACCGTTCTTCTCTCTCTTGGCTCCGTGGTAGACAAGAACCTTAGTGCTTCCTGGTGATGTGAACCGATCGATCTCGCTTAGCCACTGAGAGACAGCAACGAGTGGACAAAGCACAAGCGTGCAACCAACTGGTCTGTCGACTTGGCGTTGCGCGAGGACGAGAGAGATGGCTTGTATGGTTTTCCCCATCCCCATCTCGTCTGCTAGTATGCCTCCTGAGACTGAGTGTTCTTGTTTCGACGCCCATGCTAAAAACTCCCTTTGGTACCTTAGGAGCGGCATGATGAGATCAGGAGGCGGCTCGGCGGTTTCGGTGATGACGGCGTTGTTGTGCTGGTCCAAGTCTACATCCTCTGTCATGTGTTGGTCGACCCATTTTTCATCCTCTTTCTCCCAGAGCTCCCACAGGAGCTTGCCTTTCTCTTTGATGAATGGGGTGGTGCTTTTCCTTTTGGTGCCTCTTGATTGGTTTGCATTTGGCAAAGGCACAAAGACAGCAAGAGGGACAGCATCCACAGGTGCAGGGACAGGATTTGGTAAATCATCATTACCATCAACATCCTCCTCAGAAACTGTTTTTCAGAAATtagtttttaacataataagTCTACCAAGATTAGTATACTATACTATAAAAACAGACATTATATAACATGCAAAAACGCATCATCACAGAAAAGAAGCCAAAAAGACATTAAACGTTAGAAAAACATAACATAACTCTTCAACAACATACCTTGAAACTCAGAGTCGGTAGAATCATTATCTGAAGAGGACATATCataagcttcttcatcttcctccagATTCACACCTATTTCACAAAACGTGGTAAAATACTTAAAAAGTTATGGTTTTTCTCAAACAACTGTAAACTCTGAgtccaaaatcgaaaaaaaaaaaaaaacaaacaaacagagAAGGTGAAGGATCAAATAATAGACGGAAACGAAAAGTAGTGAGAAGAATGATGGATGATAATAAACCTTGGTCCGATGAAACAATCGCCTTGTTGCGAGGTCGAAGCTCCATCGTCGCACCCAGAATCTGAGGgagggaggaagaagaagagaagagattgAGGTTTATTCAAAAGGAGGTGTCGTTCTACATTTCCATATACAAATACGAATAGAGACCGAACATTAAAATTGAGTCGAGAACCGCGGGGGAACGCGTCaactttaatattattaaaccgAGAATATATATCTATTGcaaattttcatataattctttttttggtatcattaaaatgaaaatttaacaaaatagaTTTTAAGATAGCACCGTATCGTATATTTTTGCCTGTTATTGTGTTTCCTAAGTCTTTATATAAAGATTTTTCCTTAACTTGGAAATCTTTTTACTTACAAGTTACAAGTGAAAGAATATTCATCAGTGCATGGTGGTATGTGAGATTAAGACTAATCCTTCTACAAATCCCAGAGATTTAGGTATACTAAGGCCCAATAACGTGGAAGACAACAACCTTTAGGTGAATTACTATCTCGTGGCCCATGATGACAGAGGCAAAATAAGGGCCCATAATGTTATTTGATTAATGTGCATGAGGAAAAAAAGACAAGCGGTTGAAATTCTTGAGTTCTTGACGTTAACACCCCGTGGGGTGTTAGCTTCTGGTTTTTATTTCTAGATGTCATTGAGGACAAGGGTCGGGCTAGAGATTTCATTTATGAACTCAAATTTTATAACAGCGTATCATGAGTGTTGTACAAGGAAAGTTTATAGTGGGTAAACCTTATGAGCTTTAGACATGTTGATCATGATCAACGTCTGATTTTCCACAGTAACGTTATTTATAACACTAGTTtatgcaaattttgaaaaaattaagtGAAGGTAGTGAATATCTATAAAAGCTAGATTCCGTATTGTGTTGGTTTGGTAGAGAAATATCTGACTATAGGACCTCAAAATTGAAGTCGATGGGGTATACGTACGTAACTTGTGCATGTGGACGGGATGCGGTAGCTCGTTTGGTAAGGATCTTGGGGGCCAATTGTCATGCTCCCGGGTTCGATGCCAGGCGGAGGGGAACTGCCCATCCTGTCACCAAATGCGGTACTGGGTGTTGGGCCTTGTCCCCAGCCCAGGTAAAACCCTCCcgggtgaagtggaccgctgTCTAACCGGGCCCAAA
The window above is part of the Brassica napus cultivar Da-Ae chromosome C8, Da-Ae, whole genome shotgun sequence genome. Proteins encoded here:
- the LOC111213864 gene encoding ATP-dependent helicase rhp16-like encodes the protein MELRPRNKAIVSSDQGVNLEEDEEAYDMSSSDNDSTDSEFQVSEEDVDGNDDLPNPVPAPVDAVPLAVFVPLPNANQSRGTKRKSTTPFIKEKGKLLWELWEKEDEKWVDQHMTEDVDLDQHNNAVITETAEPPPDLIMPLLRYQREFLAWASKQEHSVSGGILADEMGMGKTIQAISLVLAQRQVDRPVGCTLVLCPLVAVSQWLSEIDRFTSPGSTKVLVYHGAKREKNGNEFKKYDFVLTTYSTVENEFRKCVMPGKRQCEYCSKWFLPNRLVTHHAYHCGPSSAKALRNPLAVMERERAAAEAEEASSKGKRSKKKKTKQALEEEDSVNRKKSVLYSIKWNRVILDEAHYIKERRSNTARAVFALEATYRWALSGTPLQNRVGELYSLIRFLQISPYSYYFCKDCDCKILDYTTHANCHSCPHNAVRHFCWWNKNVTNPITEPAYGNEERGKRAMILLKHKVLKDILLRRTKLGRAADLALPPRIITLRRDALDVKESDYYESLYQNSQSQFNTYIEAGTIMINFAHIFDLLTRLRQAVDHPYLVVYSSSGGANANLNDENKKDQECGLCHEPAEDNVVTSCEHVFCKACLIDFAASLGEVSCPTCSTLVTMDWTTKADIEQQANKTTIKGFRASSILNRIKLDDFQTSTKIEALREEIRLMVERDGSAKAIVFSQFTSFLDLINYTLGKCGVGCTQLVGSMSMAARDVAINKFREDPNCKVFLMSLKAGGVALNLTVASHVFMMDPWWNPAVERQAQDRIHRIGQYKPIRVVRFIIENTVEEKILKLQKKKELVFEGTVGGSQEAIGKLTAEDMRFLFTI